A region of Streptomyces cinnamoneus DNA encodes the following proteins:
- the smpB gene encoding SsrA-binding protein SmpB has protein sequence MAKKEKTGRKLVAQNKKARHDYHILDTYECGMVLTGTEVKSLRQGRSSLVDGFVQIDGGEAWLHNAHIPEYAQGTWTNHTARRKRKLLMHRAEIDKLDSKSQETGHTIVPLAIYFKDGRAKVEIALAKGKKEYDKRQTLREKQDTRESNRAIAAARRRQRAQQTQRG, from the coding sequence ATGGCTAAGAAAGAGAAGACGGGTCGCAAGCTGGTCGCGCAGAACAAGAAGGCGCGCCACGATTACCACATTCTGGACACCTACGAGTGCGGCATGGTGCTGACCGGCACCGAGGTGAAGTCGCTGCGCCAGGGTCGTTCCTCGCTGGTGGACGGCTTCGTCCAGATCGACGGCGGCGAGGCCTGGCTGCACAACGCCCACATCCCCGAGTACGCCCAGGGCACCTGGACGAACCACACCGCGCGCCGCAAGCGCAAGCTGCTGATGCACCGGGCGGAGATCGACAAGCTCGACTCGAAGTCGCAGGAGACGGGGCACACCATCGTGCCGCTCGCCATCTACTTCAAGGACGGCCGGGCCAAGGTCGAGATCGCCCTGGCCAAGGGCAAGAAGGAGTACGACAAGCGGCAGACGCTGCGCGAGAAGCAGGACACGCGCGAGTCGAACCGGGCGATCGCGGCCGCCCGCCGGCGCCAGCGGGCCCAGCAGACCCAGCGGGGCTAG
- a CDS encoding GNAT family N-acetyltransferase yields MSDKADTGNTTSTANTTNGSYELRSGVPAIETYRALRAATGLGEKSVEGAAAGLPNTWYGVTVEHAGATVGMGRVVGDGGCHLQIVDICVLPEHQGRGLGRQIMEELTAELERRAPAGAYVSLIADGDARHLYAKFGFAETAPVSVGMARLF; encoded by the coding sequence GTGAGCGACAAGGCAGACACGGGAAACACGACAAGCACAGCGAACACAACAAACGGTAGCTACGAACTCCGGTCGGGCGTACCGGCAATCGAGACCTACCGCGCCCTGCGCGCGGCCACGGGCCTCGGCGAGAAATCGGTCGAGGGGGCGGCGGCCGGGCTCCCGAACACCTGGTACGGGGTGACGGTGGAGCACGCCGGCGCCACGGTCGGGATGGGCCGCGTCGTCGGCGACGGCGGCTGCCACCTCCAGATCGTCGACATATGCGTCCTGCCCGAGCACCAGGGCCGGGGGCTGGGCAGGCAGATCATGGAGGAGCTGACGGCCGAGCTCGAGCGGCGGGCGCCCGCCGGCGCCTACGTCTCCCTGATAGCGGACGGTGACGCCCGCCACCTCTACGCGAAGTTCGGCTTCGCCGAGACGGCGCCGGTGTCGGTCGGCATGGCACGCCTCTTCTGA
- a CDS encoding MarR family winged helix-turn-helix transcriptional regulator: protein MPTPEAATVAAELRIAMGKLTRRVKQEDRIPHGQVAVLGVLDRDGAMTTSDLAADQRVRPQSMARAVGLLLEQGLVTRRAHPTDGRKSLVELSDAGRVALEAERGRRAGWLALAIEAELTESEREVLARSAALMERLAAGQGLSGQS, encoded by the coding sequence ATGCCCACACCGGAAGCCGCCACCGTCGCCGCCGAACTGCGCATCGCGATGGGCAAGCTCACCCGGCGGGTGAAGCAGGAGGACCGGATCCCGCACGGGCAGGTCGCCGTGCTCGGCGTTCTGGACCGCGACGGCGCCATGACCACCAGCGACCTCGCAGCCGATCAGCGTGTACGCCCGCAGTCGATGGCCCGCGCGGTCGGCCTCCTCCTTGAACAGGGCCTGGTCACCCGCAGGGCCCACCCCACGGACGGCCGCAAGTCCCTGGTCGAGCTGTCGGACGCCGGCCGGGTTGCGCTGGAAGCGGAGCGCGGCCGCAGGGCCGGATGGCTGGCCCTGGCCATCGAGGCCGAACTCACGGAGAGCGAGCGCGAGGTGCTCGCGCGCAGCGCGGCCCTGATGGAGCGGCTGGCCGCGGGTCAGGGCCTGTCCGGGCAATCGTGA
- a CDS encoding CAP domain-containing protein has product MSPMTFLAPRAKSVLALVSAGFLSATLLQATTAPPASAAPCFWLRYADEAPKRASARADLATVCLIQQERAKHGLPPIPHTVSLRGMPPQSLPLAAQRHVEAAITLKWWGPGKDPHTNPQTDSTINSRIKDAGYCRGRTPSTGEITYTGWGGQGTPRAAVKWWMSSPTRRDIILGKDANWNNYGIATWPDVADNAGIGQSGAGTYVMDFGYCPR; this is encoded by the coding sequence ATGAGTCCGATGACGTTTCTTGCACCGCGGGCCAAGTCCGTATTGGCGCTCGTCTCGGCGGGGTTCCTGTCAGCCACTCTCCTCCAGGCCACCACCGCTCCACCAGCCAGCGCCGCACCCTGCTTCTGGCTCAGATACGCTGACGAGGCACCCAAGCGGGCCTCTGCCCGTGCGGACTTGGCCACCGTCTGCCTCATACAGCAGGAGCGCGCCAAGCACGGGTTGCCACCCATCCCCCACACGGTCAGCCTCAGAGGGATGCCTCCCCAGTCGCTTCCCCTGGCGGCACAGCGTCATGTCGAGGCCGCTATCACACTGAAATGGTGGGGGCCTGGCAAGGACCCCCACACCAACCCGCAGACCGATTCGACCATTAATAGCCGCATCAAGGACGCCGGGTACTGCCGCGGCCGCACTCCGTCCACCGGGGAAATCACCTATACCGGATGGGGAGGCCAAGGAACGCCGCGGGCCGCCGTCAAATGGTGGATGAGCAGCCCGACACGCCGAGACATCATTCTCGGCAAGGATGCGAACTGGAACAACTACGGCATAGCAACCTGGCCAGACGTCGCTGACAACGCCGGCATCGGCCAAAGCGGCGCAGGAACCTACGTAATGGACTTCGGATACTGCCCCCGCTGA
- a CDS encoding LysR family transcriptional regulator codes for MPNDIEPRLLRAFVAVADELHFTRAAARLYVAQQALSRDIRRLERGLGAELFVRTTRSVSLTGEGARLLPYVRHVLAAHDELAAACAGAERPLLVDVGARVSTGASVVAEVRRVAPDLELVCRYHSGLTGAAADLLSGRLDVSFGRVAGLAPELRAQLAWMPVRLEPMAVLLRDDHPLASRTAVPLNALRGETLYAAAGNAATAEWTDLAELLFEGRGITVAEPFPEIEGKDEFVRVVRKRGWSVLASVEFIDVPGMVLRPLTDPVPLSPVAMVWRRGLRHAGLDALRGAARKLAAAGGWLEPPEGGAWLPPGDTAAMGLAALSG; via the coding sequence GTGCCGAACGACATAGAGCCCCGCCTCCTGCGCGCGTTCGTGGCAGTGGCCGACGAACTGCACTTCACCCGCGCCGCCGCGCGTCTGTACGTGGCGCAGCAGGCGCTCAGCCGTGACATCCGCCGGCTGGAGCGAGGACTCGGGGCCGAGCTGTTCGTCCGTACGACCCGCAGCGTGTCCCTGACCGGGGAGGGCGCCCGGCTGCTGCCCTACGTACGGCACGTGCTGGCCGCCCACGACGAGCTGGCCGCGGCCTGCGCCGGTGCGGAGCGGCCGCTGCTCGTCGACGTCGGCGCCCGCGTCAGCACGGGCGCCTCCGTGGTGGCCGAGGTCCGGCGCGTCGCGCCCGACCTGGAGCTCGTGTGCCGCTATCACAGCGGCCTCACCGGCGCCGCCGCCGATCTCCTGAGCGGCCGGCTCGACGTCTCCTTCGGGCGCGTGGCCGGGCTCGCGCCCGAGCTGCGGGCCCAGCTCGCGTGGATGCCGGTGCGACTGGAGCCGATGGCGGTGCTCCTGCGTGACGACCACCCGCTGGCGAGCCGGACCGCCGTCCCGCTGAACGCCCTGCGGGGCGAGACGCTGTACGCCGCCGCCGGGAACGCCGCGACCGCCGAGTGGACCGACCTGGCCGAGCTGCTCTTCGAGGGGCGCGGGATCACCGTCGCCGAACCCTTCCCCGAGATCGAGGGCAAGGACGAGTTCGTGCGGGTGGTGAGGAAGCGGGGCTGGTCGGTCCTGGCGAGCGTCGAGTTCATCGACGTACCGGGCATGGTGCTGAGGCCCCTGACCGACCCGGTGCCGCTGTCTCCGGTGGCGATGGTCTGGCGCCGCGGACTGCGCCACGCCGGGCTCGACGCGCTGCGCGGCGCGGCACGGAAGCTGGCGGCGGCGGGAGGCTGGCTTGAGCCGCCGGAAGGCGGGGCCTGGCTGCCGCCGGGGGACACGGCGGCGATGGGCCTGGCCGCGCTGAGCGGCTGA
- a CDS encoding DUF3995 domain-containing protein, which yields MFAVPSFVWATGSTFGARTTVSPSLVQLARDGVPWFVAVLVVTGFLKLVGALLGIGLTRARGARISRFMVFCGGGAAILLTWHGGLFVVHGVLAEAGAVSVEPDLAALTSWYLYLWGPWFIVGGLAFAGATALYVRPRGDRRELRLYGAVGALGALILSVTSAATGIG from the coding sequence TTGTTCGCGGTACCCAGTTTCGTGTGGGCGACGGGCAGTACCTTCGGCGCCCGGACGACGGTGTCGCCGTCGTTGGTGCAGCTCGCTCGCGACGGAGTGCCGTGGTTCGTGGCCGTCCTGGTGGTAACCGGCTTCCTGAAGCTCGTCGGAGCACTGCTCGGCATCGGCTTGACGCGAGCGCGGGGCGCGCGAATCAGCCGATTCATGGTGTTCTGCGGGGGTGGTGCGGCGATCCTGCTCACTTGGCATGGTGGCCTCTTCGTCGTCCACGGTGTGCTGGCCGAGGCCGGGGCCGTCTCTGTTGAGCCGGACCTGGCTGCGCTGACTAGTTGGTACCTCTACCTGTGGGGGCCGTGGTTCATCGTCGGTGGTCTGGCCTTCGCCGGGGCCACCGCGCTGTATGTCCGCCCACGCGGTGATCGGCGCGAGCTACGGCTCTACGGCGCTGTGGGCGCGCTCGGTGCCCTGATCCTGTCCGTGACCTCGGCGGCTACCGGGATCGGTTGA